The Actinocorallia herbida DNA window GCACCGCCCGGACGAGCAGCCGCACCGCCTTGTCCGGATCGTCTTCGCTCCGGTCGCGCCGCGCCCACCGCAGCGTGTGGACTCCGGCCGCGCCGAGCGCCACCAGCAGGGCGAGCACACTCGCGTACTGGTCGGCCTTCTCCAGTCCCGCTTTCCGCAGAAAGACACCGACGCCCAGAAGACCGGCCACGCAGAGCAATCCGAAAAGGAAAGTCAGGAAGCGACGCCGCATAGGTTCCTCAGCAGAGCAGGCGCGCCCCACCGGCACCACGGGTTGTCCTCTTCAGGCCAGCCCCCGTACCCTGCGCCCGCGTACGCGACCGCATGGGCGGCGGCGGAGGCCGTGCGCGCGAGCACGCCGACGGGGACGCTCGTCCGGGTGGCGGAACCGGCGGAGAGCGCCGTCAGGTGGTGCGGTGGGGGAAGTCGCCTGATCGTTCCAGGTCGAGGGCGACCTCCCGGATGGTGTCGACGATCGGGAGGAGGCGGCGGCCGAAGTCCGTGAGGGCGTAGGTGCTCCCCTTCCCTGCGGCGGTCTCCTTGTCGTGGCCGACGATCCCCGCCTCCTCCAGGCGGCGCAGCCGGTTGGTGAGGGTGACGGCGTTGGCTTTGGGGATCGCCCGGTGCAGGGCGTTGAAGCGGAGCGGGCCCGGTTGGAGCGTCATGACGATCGCGAGGGTCCACAGGTCGCCGATGACGGCCAGGATCTGCATGCAGCGTGCCGTCTGGGGATCGATCGCCTGTTCCATGGTGTGCCCGATTCTACCCGTGCTATAAGTTCTTTAGCGGTAAAGATTCTTTAGTGGATGGGGAGCGATACATGCGCGTCACGATCTTCGGTGCCACCGGACGGACCGGTCACCTGCTCGTCCAGCGTGCTCTGGAAGCGGGCCATGACGTCACCGCCTACGCCCGCACGCCCGCCAGGCTCCAGATCGCCCATCCGGCGCTGCGCGTGGTCGTGGGCGAGCTGGACGACGACGCGGCGATCGGCGAGGCGGTGCGCGGCTCGGACGCGGTCATCGAGGGGGTCGGCTCGGAGAGCGGGGGAACCCGCCGCGTCGTCGCGGCGATGACGGCCGCCGGGGTGAAGCGCCTGGTGGCGGTGTCCACGTGCAGTGTCCCGGACGCCGGCGATCGCCCCGACCCGGACGTCGAGGAACTCGTCCGGTTCGTGCGCACCAGGGCTCCGGGCGCCTACGCCGAGGTGCGGGCGGCTGCGGAGATCGTGCGCGCGAGCACGCTGGACTGGACGCTCGTCCGGGTCGCGAAACTGACGGACGACGCCCCGAGCGGCGCGAGGGCCGGGTACTACGGCCGAGGAGAAATCGGCATGTCGACGAGCCGCGCGGATCTCGCGGCTTTCCTGCTCGCCCAGCTCACGGACCCGGACCACGCCGGACGCGCCCCGGCGATCAGCAGCCGACCCCGCCTCCCCGCCTGATCTCCGCCTCCCGCGACGAGCGCCTAGGAGGCGGCCTGGGTGAGGTGGTCGCGGATGGCTGCATAGGCCGGGCGACGGGCGGGGTCGCGGGACATGAGGGTGAGGAGGAGGGGGCCGAGGACGGGTCCGGAGCGGGCGGGTGGCGTCGGGTCCTGGGTGATGACGGCGGCGATCATGCCGGTTGTCGGTGGCGGCCGAAAAGGGGGTGACGGCCTCGGCGGCGAAGTAGAGGGTGGCGCCCAGGCTCCAGAGGTCGGCGGAGGGGGCGGAGGTGCGGCCGTGGATCTGCTCGGGGGACATGAAGGCGGGCGTGCCGATCATCGCGTTCGTGGCCGTCAGGGTGGTGTCGCCCGCCGGCCAGGCGATGCCGAAGTCGGTGAGCTTGACCCGGCCGCGCGCGTCCAGCGAGTTCCATGACGCCGAACACCACCAGCAGAATCAGCACGATCTCGGGCCAACCGAGTGCGGCCACCGCGCAGCCTTCCCGTCGAAGGATCCGTCGGAAGAGTAATAGCGCGACTATGGGGGACTTTTTGTGGGTTCGCCGGGAAGGCTGCGCGGCCGGGCCCGGAGAGGGGCCCGGCCGCTTCCACCTGTGGAGTTGTGGGCCGTCACAGGTGGATGAGCCGGGGGGCGGTGCGCTCCGACCGCAGGAGGGCGCCGGCCTCTCGGCTCAGGTCTTTGGTGCTGCCCAGGAGGCCGTCGAGGACCAGGGCGCGTTTGATGTGGTGGTGGAGGTCGTGTTCGGCGGTGAAGCCGATGCCGCCCATGACCTGCTGGCAGTGGCGGGCCGCGGTGAGCGCGGCTTCGCCGGCCGCCGCCTTCGCGAGGAGGGAGGCCAGGTCGTCGGGGTGGGCCGTCGAGGCGATGAGGGCGGCTTCGGCTCCTTCCAGGGCGACCAGGGTTTCGGCGAGGCGGTGGCGGACGGCCTGGAAGGAGGCCAGGGGCTTGCCGAACTGGACGCGGGACAGGACGTGGGCGCGGGCCAGGGCGAGCATGGCGTGGCCGGAGCCGAGGAGCCACCAGCCCAGCGCACGGCGGCCCGCCGCCAGGGGCACGGGGTCGGCGCCGGCGGCCGTGCGGAGGGGGAGCGCCGGATCGAGGGCGATGCCCGGGACGTCGGTCCGCTCCCAGACGACGTGGGCGCGGCCCGTGTAGGGGAGCGGGAGGGTGCCGCCCAGCGGCCGCCCCGCCTCCGCGAGCACCACGTCGTTCAGGACCGACGCGTGCGCCCCGGTCTCGCCGAGCAGCCGGAACACCGACGGCACGGCGACCTCGGGCAGCTCCGCGAGCAGGTCGGGCCAGCCCAGGTCGGCCAGGGCCGTGTCCAGGGCGGGCCCGGAGGACGCGGTCATCGTCTTGCGCAGGGTCTCGGCGAGGAGGTCGCGTTCAGCGGCGTCCATCGTGGCCGTCACTCCTTTCCGAGGTCGAGCAGGCGGCGGGCGATGATGTTGCGCTGGATCTCGGAGGTGCCGCCGTAGATCGTCGCGGCCCGCGAGTACAGGTACTCCGGCTGCCAAGGCGACGAGCCCAGCTCCAGGACGCCGGGCAGCAGGTCCCGCGCGGTGTCGAACAGCTTCTGCTCGGCGGTCGCCAGCAGCACCTTGTCCACCGACGTCTCCGGGCCGAGCTTCGCGCCCGCGCCGAGCCGCTCCTGGGTGACGTGCGAGCGGCAGCGCGCGGTGTGCAGGGCCAGGTAGGCGGCGCCGAGCGCGGCGTCGTCGCGGGCGTCGAGGTCGGCCTGGTCGAGGACGCGGTCGAGCCGGGAGAACAGGTGCGCGATCCGGTGCCAGAAGCAGGTGGACCGCTCGTGCGGGAGCAGGTCCATCGCGAGGCTCCAGCCGTCCCCGGGCCGCCCGAGCATCCGGTCGGCCGGGACCGCGACGTCGTCGAAGAACACCTCGGCGAACTCGTCGACGCCGTGCATGGTCCGCAGCGGCCGGACGGTGATGCCGGGGGAGTCCATGTCCACGAAGAACGCGGTGATCCCGGCGTGCCCCGGGGCCGTCCGGGTCAGCAGGACACAGCGTGCGGAGAACTGGGCAAGGCTCGTCCACACCTTCTGCCCGCTGACGACCCAGTGGTCGCCGCGCTGGACGGCCCGGGTCGTCAACGAGGCGAGGTCGCTCCCGGATCCGGGCTCGGAGAACCCCTGGCACCACTGCTCCCGCCCGCTGAGCAGCAGCGGCACCATCTCCGCCGCGAGTTCGGGCCGCGCGTAGGAGATCAGCGTCGGCACCAGGACCTCGACCATCGAGTAGATCCCCGGCGCGGCGAGCCCGCGCGTCGCGACCTCCTCGCCGAGGACCGCCCGCAGCACCGCCGGGCCGCCCAGCCCGCCGACGAGCTCGGGCCAGCCGTACCGCATCCAGTCCGCGTCGAAGAGCGCCCGGCGGACCCGGGCGAGCTGGGCGACCTCCGCCTCGAGCGAGTGGTCGGGGCCGGGCGAGAGGTCGTTCTCGGCCAGCCAGGCGCACAGCCCCGACCGGAACTCCGCGATGCTCACGCGCTCGAGTTCTTGTACGCGTGCGGGATCCCCGAGTCGTGGTCCCCGGTGCGGCGGATGAAGGTCATCGACCGGGTCGCCAGCCGCCACCCGTCGGCGGTGCGCCGGTAGGTGTCGGAGTAGTACCCGATCCGCATGTGGTGGTTGGTGTGGTCGATGAACGCCAGCGGCTGGGTGCCGCTCGCGTCGTCGCCGTCGATCTCCACCAGGGCGGTGCCGGTGAGGAACAGGCCCTTGGGGGCCGCCGCGACGAGGTCGGGGAACTCGGTCAGCGGGTAGGTGTCGCCGAAGGCGCTGTAGGTGCCGTCGGGGGTGAACACCGAGACGAGGCCCTCGATGTCGCCCTTGGTGATGGTCACCGCGTACTTGGCGAGCAGCTGCTGGATCGCCACCTGGTCCTCGGTCTCCGAGGGGCCGGTGGCGGTGGTGTTATCCGGCAAAGACCTTTCCTCCCTTCATGACGAACTTGACCTGCTGGGTGACGGTGATGTCCGCGAGCGGGTCACCGGGGACGCCGATGATGTCGGCGAGCAGCCCCTCCGCGAGCCGGCCCCGGTCGGTGACGCCGAGGAGTTCGGCGGCCCTGACCGTCGCGGCCCGCAGGACCGCGAGTTCCGACATCCCGCGCGTGGTGAGCGCGACGAGCTCGCTCGCGTTCTTGCCGTGCGGGATGGCGGGCGCGTCGGTGCCGACCGCGATCTTGACGCCCGCCTCGATGGCCTTGCGCACCGATTCGCGGGCGCGCGGGAACATCTCGGCGGCCTTGGCCTTGAGCTCCGGCGCGGCCTTGGAGACGTCCATGCCGTCGGCGAGGAACGTGGTCGGCACCAGCCAGGTGCCGCGCTCCAGCATCAGCTCGATCGTCTCGTCGTCGATGAGGAAGCCGTGCTCGATGCAGTCGATCCCGGCGAGCACCGCGTTCTTCACCGCGCCCGCGCCGTGCGTGTGCGCGGCGACCTTGAGCCCGCGCCGGTGCGCCTCGTCGACGATCGCGCGCAGCTCCTCGTCCGAATAGTGCTGCGCGCCCGGCAGGCCGGTGTGCGACATGACGCCGCCGGAGCAGCACACCTTGATGAGCTGCGCCCCGTGCTTGATCTGGTACCTGACGGCCTTGCGCACCTCGTCCACGCCGTTGGCGATGCCCTCCTCCAAGGTGAGGGGCATGATGCCGGGCGCGAACGCGGCGAACATCGTCGGGTCGAGGTGGCCGCCGGTCGGGGTGATCGCGTGCCCGGCCGGAACGATCCTGGGCCCGTCGATCCAGCCCGCGTCGATCGCCTTGGCGAGCGCGACGTCGAGGAGGTACCCGCCGGTCTTGACGAACAGGCCGAGGTTCCGGACCGTCGTGAACCCGGCCCGCAGGGTGCGGCGGGCGTTCCCGACGGCCCGCAGCATCCGCAGGGGAGGGTCGTCCTGGACGGGCGAGTACGCGACGGTCTCGCCGCGCCCGCCCATCAGCAGGTTGACCTCCATGTCCATGAGGCCGGGCAGCAGGATCAGATCGCCGAGATCGATGACCTCGCCCTCGGGCGCGCCCCCGATCCCGGCGATCCGGTCGCCGTCGACCCTGACGATCCCGGGCCGGACGATCTCGCCGGTGTCCAGGTCGAGCAGGCCCGCCGCCTTCAGGGTGAGCATCAGAAGCCCGGTTCCACGAGGAGGTCGAGGTAGGCCGCGCCGCTGTCGGGGACGCGGGGCTGGCTCCAGCACTCCACGGGGAAGGAGACCATGACGACGGACTGAAGCAGATGCATCAGCGTCCGGACGTCCTCGGGCAGGTCCGTGAAGTCGTGCTTGTCGCAGTGGTCGAGCGCGGCCTCGAGACGGGGCATGGCCGCGTCGTAGAGGGCCTGCATCTCGTCCATCGAGGACGCGAGGCGCTTGGCGTAGCGCTCGGGCTCGGTGGGCAGGGCCCAGTCCTGGAAGGACTCCAGATCGGCGAACTCAGCGGGCAGCGGCATCGCGGTACTCCTCGACCTTGTCGGCGACGACCTTGTGCAGGTGGCGGAGCAGCAGCTCCTGGTCGCACAGCGGGAATTCGGTGACGGTCCTGGTGGCGATCATCGTCTGGGTCGCCTCCAGGGTGTTGGCGTCCTGCAGCGCGTACTCCTTGAAGGTGACCGCGGCCAGCTCCTGGGCCATGCGCTCGCGGGCGTTCTTCGGCGGCACGAAGTACAGGTTCGCCTCGAAGATGTGCCGGTCCACGGCGGTCGGCCAGTAGTGGTAGGTCAGGTACCAGCCGGGCGCCCAGAACAGCAGGGTGAAGTTGGGGAAGATCTCGAACGAGTCGGTGCCCCACGCGCGGTGCTTGGCCGGGTTGATCCCGGCGGGCAGCTCGGCCGGGTCGAGGCCGTCGATCGCGGGCCGGTCCCACGGGCCGAACAGGCCGCTGCGCAGCGCCCGCTCGATCGGCTTGACCATGCTCGGGTCCTTCGGCGGCGCCATGCCGCCCCAGGAGGAGATCATCGAGTGCGGGCTGTACAGCTCGTAGTGCAGCGCCTCGAACCCGTAGCCGAGCAGCTTGTCGGCCTCGTCCTTGGTCGCCTGCTTCTGGTGCAGGACGGGCGCGTGGTAGAACTCGGCGAACGCGTCGATGAACAGCTTCCAGTTGGAGCCGATCTCGGCCTTGTAGGTGTAGACCTCGGTCATCTCGTGGAACGGGTAGCCCTCGAGGCCCGTCGCCATCTCGCCGAGGTACTCCGTCAGGGTCTCCTGCGGGTCCAGGTTGACGAAGACGAACCCTTCCCAGACGTCGCAGGCCACCTCCTTCAGGCCGAAGTCCTTCTTGTCCAGGTCGAAGAACTCGCCCTCCTGCTGGACGAACGTCAGCTCGCCTTCGAGGCTGTAGCGCCAGGCGTGGTACTTGCAGGTGAACTGACGGCAGGTGCCGGAGACCTCCTCATTGGGATAGTCGTTCCACACCAGCTTGTTGCCGCGGTGCCGGCAGACGTTGTGGAAGGCCCTGACCTTCTTGTCGGCGCCCCGCACGATGATGAGGGACGTCCCGGCGGCGGCCAGTTCCTTGGTGAAGTAGTTCCCGGTGCGCGGGATCCGCTCGACGCGGCCGACGTTCAGCCAGGTCCGCTTGAAGATCGCGGCGCGCTCGTCCTCGTAGAACGCGGGGTCGATCGAGTCGGTGTAGTCGACCGGAGCGGTCCCGAGTTCGGGGTACTGCTCCGTCCAGCTCCCCGCCGGGGGCTTGGCGAAATGGGGCACGGTGAGGCCTTTCAGTGGTGGAGGTCGGGGTCCAGGCCGAAGGTGTTGAACGCCATGGCCAGCAGGCAGTAGGCGCCGATGGTGAAGACGAGGTCCATGAGCTGGTGCTCCGACAGGTGCTCGCCGAGGGCGGCCCAGGTCTCGTCGGTCAGGGCCGAGCCGTCGTCGAGTTCGTCGACCGCGCGCAGGACGAGGAGGTCCAGCGGGTCGGCGGCCTCGCCGCGCCCGGCCGCCTCGATCTCCGCGTCCGTCAGTCCGGCCTGACGGGCCAGCTCGGTGTGGTGCACCCACTCGAACACGCAGTCGCGGCGGCGCGCGACCCGCAGGATCGCCAGCTCCCGCAGCCGCGCCGGGAGGGTCGAGTGGATCAGCAGATGGGTGTTGAAGGTGAGGAACCGCCGCGCGAGCGCGGGGTGCCGCACGAGCGTGGCGAGCGCGGCGCCGACGTCGGCACGCTCGCGCCTGCCTTCGGGCATCAGGGAGGAGACGGCTTTGCGCTCCTGGTCGCCCCACTCTTCTGCCGTGATCGGCGGAAGGCGCGTCATGGTTCCTCGCTCTCGTTGAGGAGAATCGCATTCTCACTTACGAGCACAAGATTTCCACGATTTGGGTCCCGGAGTCAATGCGGGGACAGGAGTCAACCGCCACCGGTGCGGGAAGAACCCTGGCCAGAGCGAATGGTTGATTCTCTGTAAGCGAGAAGCTAGTTTCCTCTCACCGGTAGGAGCGTGATCCACCGGGCACCCCGCGGCAGGCCACCGCGTCCACCCAGCAGTTGTCGGGGGAGAGTACGAGGAGGAATCCGTTGAAACCGCATGAGACCCGCGCCGCGCCCCATGGGGCCGCCGGCGCCGGCGAGAGACCGAGAGACCTCCGGTGATCGACGAGCTCCTGATCTTCGGGGTCGTCGGCCTGAGCACCGCCGCGATCTACGCGGTCATCGGCAGCGGCCTGGTGCTCACCTACACCACCACGGGCGTCTTCAACTTCGCGCACGGCGCGGCGGGCATGCTGTCGGCCTTCGCCTACTGGCAGCTGTCGGTCGGCTGGGGAGTGCCAGTCCCGCTCGCGCTCGCCCTGGTGCTGCTGGTGCTGGCGCCGCTGTTCGGCCTCGCCGTCGAGAAGTTCGTCCTCCGCCCGGTGCAGGCACTCGGTGAGGCCGAACGGCTGGTCATGACCGTCGCGCTGCTCAGCGGCCTCATCGCCGCCGCGCGCTGGATCTGGGACCCCAACGAGCCGCGGCCCCTGCCGACGTTCTTCGCCGACGCGGAGCCGATCCACCTCGGCCCCGCCACCGTCACCTGGCACCAGGCGACGACCATGCTCGTCGCGATCGCCGTCGCGATCGGCCTGCGCGTCCTGCTGTTCGGCACTCGGGTCGGCGCGGAGATGCGCGCGACCGTCGACGACCGGGCCCTGGTCGGGCTCACCGGAGCCGACCCGCAGCGCGCGGGCCGGGTCGCGTGGGTCCTCGGCACCCAGCTCGCCGCGGTCGGCGGCATCCTCATCGCGCCGACCGTCGCGCTGGACGCCGCCCAGCTGTCCCTGCTCATCGTCAGCGCCTACACCGCGGCGATCTTCGGACGGCTGCGCAGCCTCCCGCTCACGTTCGTCGGCGCGATCGTCGTCGGCTGCTCGGAGAGCTACCTGACGGGCTTCCTGCCGCAGAACGACTACCTGCCGGGCCTGCGGCTCGCCGCTCCCGCACTCCTGCTGTTCCTCGCGCTGCTGGTGTTCCCGCAGCGGCGGCTGCACGGCGGCGACCGGCGGGCCAGGCGCGTCCCGGAACCGACCATGCGCGGCACGCTGGTGTTCGCCGGCGCCGTCGTGGTGTTCGGCGTGCTCCTCGCGAGCATCCTGAACCCCTCGGAACTCGTCAGCTACGGGCCGATGTTCTCCCTCGGCATCGTCGCGCTGTCCTTCGTGCCGCTCGCCGGATACGCGGGCCAGATCTCGCTCTGCCAGCTCAGCATGGCGGGCATCGGCGCGATCGTCTGGGCGCACCTGGGGGCCGACGGGCAGCCGTGGGCGCTGGTGGTCGCCGTGGCCGTCGCGGCGCTCGCCGGGGCGCTCGTCGCCATTCCCGCACTGCGGCTCTCGGGCGTGTATCTAGC harbors:
- a CDS encoding winged helix-turn-helix transcriptional regulator, producing the protein MEQAIDPQTARCMQILAVIGDLWTLAIVMTLQPGPLRFNALHRAIPKANAVTLTNRLRRLEEAGIVGHDKETAAGKGSTYALTDFGRRLLPIVDTIREVALDLERSGDFPHRTT
- a CDS encoding NAD(P)-dependent oxidoreductase, giving the protein MRVTIFGATGRTGHLLVQRALEAGHDVTAYARTPARLQIAHPALRVVVGELDDDAAIGEAVRGSDAVIEGVGSESGGTRRVVAAMTAAGVKRLVAVSTCSVPDAGDRPDPDVEELVRFVRTRAPGAYAEVRAAAEIVRASTLDWTLVRVAKLTDDAPSGARAGYYGRGEIGMSTSRADLAAFLLAQLTDPDHAGRAPAISSRPRLPA
- a CDS encoding acyl-CoA dehydrogenase family protein — its product is MDAAERDLLAETLRKTMTASSGPALDTALADLGWPDLLAELPEVAVPSVFRLLGETGAHASVLNDVVLAEAGRPLGGTLPLPYTGRAHVVWERTDVPGIALDPALPLRTAAGADPVPLAAGRRALGWWLLGSGHAMLALARAHVLSRVQFGKPLASFQAVRHRLAETLVALEGAEAALIASTAHPDDLASLLAKAAAGEAALTAARHCQQVMGGIGFTAEHDLHHHIKRALVLDGLLGSTKDLSREAGALLRSERTAPRLIHL
- a CDS encoding acyl-CoA dehydrogenase family protein, with the translated sequence MSIAEFRSGLCAWLAENDLSPGPDHSLEAEVAQLARVRRALFDADWMRYGWPELVGGLGGPAVLRAVLGEEVATRGLAAPGIYSMVEVLVPTLISYARPELAAEMVPLLLSGREQWCQGFSEPGSGSDLASLTTRAVQRGDHWVVSGQKVWTSLAQFSARCVLLTRTAPGHAGITAFFVDMDSPGITVRPLRTMHGVDEFAEVFFDDVAVPADRMLGRPGDGWSLAMDLLPHERSTCFWHRIAHLFSRLDRVLDQADLDARDDAALGAAYLALHTARCRSHVTQERLGAGAKLGPETSVDKVLLATAEQKLFDTARDLLPGVLELGSSPWQPEYLYSRAATIYGGTSEIQRNIIARRLLDLGKE
- a CDS encoding nuclear transport factor 2 family protein, with translation MPDNTTATGPSETEDQVAIQQLLAKYAVTITKGDIEGLVSVFTPDGTYSAFGDTYPLTEFPDLVAAAPKGLFLTGTALVEIDGDDASGTQPLAFIDHTNHHMRIGYYSDTYRRTADGWRLATRSMTFIRRTGDHDSGIPHAYKNSSA
- a CDS encoding metal-dependent hydrolase family protein, yielding MLTLKAAGLLDLDTGEIVRPGIVRVDGDRIAGIGGAPEGEVIDLGDLILLPGLMDMEVNLLMGGRGETVAYSPVQDDPPLRMLRAVGNARRTLRAGFTTVRNLGLFVKTGGYLLDVALAKAIDAGWIDGPRIVPAGHAITPTGGHLDPTMFAAFAPGIMPLTLEEGIANGVDEVRKAVRYQIKHGAQLIKVCCSGGVMSHTGLPGAQHYSDEELRAIVDEAHRRGLKVAAHTHGAGAVKNAVLAGIDCIEHGFLIDDETIELMLERGTWLVPTTFLADGMDVSKAAPELKAKAAEMFPRARESVRKAIEAGVKIAVGTDAPAIPHGKNASELVALTTRGMSELAVLRAATVRAAELLGVTDRGRLAEGLLADIIGVPGDPLADITVTQQVKFVMKGGKVFAG
- a CDS encoding aromatic ring-hydroxylating oxygenase subunit alpha, which produces MPHFAKPPAGSWTEQYPELGTAPVDYTDSIDPAFYEDERAAIFKRTWLNVGRVERIPRTGNYFTKELAAAGTSLIIVRGADKKVRAFHNVCRHRGNKLVWNDYPNEEVSGTCRQFTCKYHAWRYSLEGELTFVQQEGEFFDLDKKDFGLKEVACDVWEGFVFVNLDPQETLTEYLGEMATGLEGYPFHEMTEVYTYKAEIGSNWKLFIDAFAEFYHAPVLHQKQATKDEADKLLGYGFEALHYELYSPHSMISSWGGMAPPKDPSMVKPIERALRSGLFGPWDRPAIDGLDPAELPAGINPAKHRAWGTDSFEIFPNFTLLFWAPGWYLTYHYWPTAVDRHIFEANLYFVPPKNARERMAQELAAVTFKEYALQDANTLEATQTMIATRTVTEFPLCDQELLLRHLHKVVADKVEEYRDAAAR
- a CDS encoding carboxymuconolactone decarboxylase family protein: MTRLPPITAEEWGDQERKAVSSLMPEGRRERADVGAALATLVRHPALARRFLTFNTHLLIHSTLPARLRELAILRVARRRDCVFEWVHHTELARQAGLTDAEIEAAGRGEAADPLDLLVLRAVDELDDGSALTDETWAALGEHLSEHQLMDLVFTIGAYCLLAMAFNTFGLDPDLHH
- a CDS encoding ABC transporter permease subunit, translated to MIDELLIFGVVGLSTAAIYAVIGSGLVLTYTTTGVFNFAHGAAGMLSAFAYWQLSVGWGVPVPLALALVLLVLAPLFGLAVEKFVLRPVQALGEAERLVMTVALLSGLIAAARWIWDPNEPRPLPTFFADAEPIHLGPATVTWHQATTMLVAIAVAIGLRVLLFGTRVGAEMRATVDDRALVGLTGADPQRAGRVAWVLGTQLAAVGGILIAPTVALDAAQLSLLIVSAYTAAIFGRLRSLPLTFVGAIVVGCSESYLTGFLPQNDYLPGLRLAAPALLLFLALLVFPQRRLHGGDRRARRVPEPTMRGTLVFAGAVVVFGVLLASILNPSELVSYGPMFSLGIVALSFVPLAGYAGQISLCQLSMAGIGAIVWAHLGADGQPWALVVAVAVAALAGALVAIPALRLSGVYLALGTSAFAVVLDRWIFSMPSFEVLGIRIAFFDQGAVNVAGPTLFGFTLDTESELLILAAIALALTSIGVAGLRRGRFGRRLIALRDSEAAYATLGGNLLAARVGVFALAAGIAGLGGALYGMQQRAVTPEQFSFTAGLPLFLVAVIAGLGSVGAGLFTGVAFLGPMHGLALLGPWASNVLSLLPSLAGLGLARSPDGIIGGFREQWAPLGRDRVALPLLLAALAGAWGLRLGDVVGGWGFTLIALVAALLLRTWAAARETARNVPATPEIPVEWWGLRRPWRAEDEEVLARGVAGG